Part of the Eubacterium sp. 1001713B170207_170306_E7 genome, ATCCGGTCCGGTTATATTTAAAAGAAATCGGTAAAGTGCCGCTTTTGACAGCGGAGCAGGAAATGGGCATTGCCAAGCGTATGGAAGCCGGCGATGACGACGCTAAAAAAGAGCTGGCTGAAGCCAACCTGCGTCTGGTTGTCAGTATTGCCAAACGCTACGTCGGCCGCGGTATGTCCTTTCTGGACCTGATTCAGGAAGGCAATCTTGGCCTGATCAAGGCAGTGGAAAAGTTCGACTATACCAAGGGCTTTAAGTTCAGCACCTATGCGACCTGGTGGATTCGCCAGGCCATTACCCGCGCCATTGCGGATCAGGCCAGAACCATCCGTATTCCTGTGCACATGGTTGAAACCATCAATAAACTCATTCGTGTGTCCAGACAGCTGCTTCAGGAGCTGGGGCGTGAACCCACACCGGCGGAAATCGGCAAGGAAATGGGCTTTTCGGAAGAAAAGGTTCGTGAAATTCAGAAAATCGCGCAGGACCCGGTATCTTTAGAAACACCAATCGGCGAGGAAGAGGACAGCCATCTGGGCGATTTTATCGAAGATGACAATGCCCCCGCACCGTCTGAGGCAGCGTCCTACGCTCTGCTGAAGGAACAGCTTATGGAGGTGCTCAATACACTCACAGATCGTGAGGAAAAGGTGCTGAGACTGCGTTTTGGGCTGGACGATGGCCGCGCCCGCACGCTGGAGGAGGTTGGCAAGGAGTTCAATGTTACCAGAGAGCGTATCCGCCAGATTGAGGCAAAGGCCCTCAGAAAGCTGAGACACCCGAGCAGAAGCAAGAAATTAAAGGATTATTTGACCTAAAATGATGACACCACGTTTGCAGGTGATTGCAGATAATGTATTAAAAAATGAAAGCATGGCAGATATCGGTACAGACCACGGATATCTGCCTGTTTATCTAATGGAACAGGGCTTGATTCCGCGGGCAGTAGCGGCGGATATTAATGAAAAGCCCTTAAAAAAGGCTGAGGGGCTTGTGGCCCAGTCTGGTTATGAAAAACAGATTGAAACGCGTTTGGGCTCGGGCCTGACCGTGTTAAAGCCCGGTGAAGCCGCCACCATTGTCATGGCAGGCATGGGCGGCTATCTCATAAGGGAGCTTCTGACAGCATCCTATGAGGTGGCAGTCTCAGCAAAACGCCTGGTGCTCCAGCCCATGAACAATGCCTTCATTGTCAGGCATTTTCTGGAGGACAATGGCTTTGTGATTGTAAATGAGGACCTTGCGAAGGAAGAACGCCGTGTATATGAAATCATCGTGGCTGAAAAGGGTGAAATGTCCATTGAAAACGATCTGGATTACCTGATTGGTTATGAGGCGGAAAGACGGAAGCATCCTCTTTTGCCTGAACTCATCGACCGGAAGCTGGAGCTGGAAAATAAAATCATTGAAAGTACAAAAAATAAGCATACCCAAATCGCCAGAGAACAGTATCAGAAAAGCACAGCCATTGCGGCTGCGCTGATGGAGGTGAAAAATGGCTGTAAAATGCAGTGAAATAACAAAGGTGATTGAAGCCGTAGCACCGAGAAGCCTTGCGGAATCTTGGGATAACGTTGGACTGCAGATCGGCTCATACCAGAAAAGAGTAAAAAAGGTACTGCTGACCCTGGATGTCACCGAGGCAGTGGTGCGGGAAGCGGTTATGGAAAAAGCCGATATGATTATCGCGCATCACCCTTTTATCTTTAATGGTATCAAATCCATCTGTACCGACGAGCTGAAAGGAAAGATTGTGGCCGAGCTGATCCGTAACGACATCAGCCTGTATGTCGCTCATACCAACCTGGATAAGGCAGAGCTTGGCCTTAATGACTATATCGCAAAAACCCTCGGCATTGAAGAACGGCAGCCGTTAGACCCATCCGATGAGGATAAGCTCTATAAAATTGTCGTTTATGTGCCGGTGGATTATACAGATAAAATCGTCAAAGTAATGGGGGACAGCGGCGCTGGATTTATCGGCAATTACAGCCACTGCACCTACCGCACAGTGGGCCAGGGAACCTTTAAGCCCCTTGAGGGCACTTCACCCTTTATCGGCGGGCAGGGTGAAGTGGCAACCGTCAGGGAAGACCGTGTGGAAACCATTATAGACGGTAGGATGATGAAAACCCTGATTCAAAAGCTTAAAAAGGTCCACCCCTATGAGGAGATGGCCTATGATTTATACCCGCTCGAAAACGGCGCGCTTTTAAACCAGAATGGCCTCGGTAAAATTGGTACGCTGGAAGAGCCAATGCCGCCGGACGCTTTTATCGAACATGTAAAAAAAGCGCTGAACCTGTCCCATGTACGGGCCGCGGGCAGCGAGCCGGCAAAGGTGCGGAGGATCGCCCTGTGTACAGGCAGCGGAGCGGAATTTATCGGGCTGGCCAAAGTGAAAAAGGCCGATGTGTACATTACCGGAGACCTGAAATACCACGACGCCCAGCGGGCTGCGGAAAACAACCTCTGGGTTATCGACGCCGGACACTTCGGTACAGAAAAGATGGTGGTGGGCCTGCTGGAAAGCCTGCTTCGTGAAAGGGTAAACGATCCGGAAATCGAGTATGTCCGCTCAAATTACAATGAAGATTTCATGCGTTATTATTAAGCATAATTGACAAAGCAATAAGGAGACAGATAGATGAAAGTTTTAGTTTGCGGAGGAGCCGGCTATATAGGTTCTCATGTGGTCAGAGCGCTTTTGGACAAGGGCTATGAAGTGGTGGTGCTGGACAATCTGTCCACCGGACACCGCCAGTCAGTGCCCGGAGGCGCAGTGCTGGAGGTGGGGGATATCCGTGATGCCGCCTGCCTTGAAAGATTGTTCTTACGCCATGAGGTTGGCTGTGTCATGCACTTCTGCGCCAACTCACTGGTAGGCGAAAGCATGGAAAAGCCCATTGAATATTATGATAACAATGTCTACGGAACCCTGTGCCTGCTGCGTTCCATGGTTAATAATGACATCAAGCATTTTATTTTCTCATCGACAGCGGCGACCTACGGCGAGCCGGAACGTCTGCCCATTGATGAGGAGACACCCAAGCATCCTACCAATACCTATGGCGAAACAAAGCTGGCCGTTGAAAAAATGCTGCACTGGATGGAGGTAGCCCACGGGCTTCACTACAAGATTTTCCGCTATTTCAACGCTTCCGGGGCACACCCAAGCGGAGAGATCGGCGAGGATCACGCGCCGGAAACCCACCTGATACCGCTGATTTTAAAAACAGCTCAGGGCATCCGCGATAAGATTTATGTTTTTGGCGATGACTATGATACGCCTGATGGCAGTTGTATCCGCGATTATATCCATGTAATGGACATTGCGGAAGCCCACATTCTGGGAATGGAGGATTTGACAAAATCTGAAACCAGTGATGTTTATAACCTGGGCAACGGCAATGGCTTTTCCGTTCTAGAAGTCATTGAAAAGGTTAAAGCCATCACTGGCAAAGATTTTGAGGTTGAAATTGCAGACCGCCGCGCCGGAGATCCAGGCGTACTGATCGCAAGCTCAGAAAAAGCGCAGAAAGCGCTGGGATGGTCACCGGTGAATTCATCACTCGAATACATCATTGAAACCGCCTGGAAATGGCACCAGGGGCATCCTGAAGGCTATGGCCTCGTTTAATGTGCCGGAGAAAAAACAATTATACAGAGATTGATTTTTTGAATTCCTGTATGGTTTGGTGTATAATGATAAAAATAAGTTCAGGGCCTTTTAGACCTGGAGTTTGAACAAGTTAATTTTAAGCTGTCACAAGGACGGGCGACTCCCGCCCTTACAGGAGAGGAGAGAATATGAAGAAATTATTAACCGGCAATGAAGCCATTGCCCGCGGGGCCTGGGAAGCCGGCGTTAAGTTTGCCACAGCATATCCCGGTACGCCAAGTACTGAAACGCTTGAAAATGTTGCGACCTATGATGGCATTGTTTCTGAATGGGCGCCAAATGAAAAGGTAGCGGTTGAAGCGGCTGCAGGTGCTTCGATTGCAGGCATCCGTTCACTGGCTGTCATGAAACATGTTGGGGTAAATGTCGCGGCTGACCCGATTTTCACTTTCGCCTATTTAGGCGTCAACGGAGGCTCTGTCATCGTAACGGCCGATGAACCCGGTATGCATTCCTCACAGAATGAACAGGACAACCGCAACTATGCGCGTCATGCTAAAATGCCCATGTTTGAGCCGTCCGACAGCCAGGAATCCAAGGATATGCTCAAAGACGCTTACGAAGTCAGCGAAACCTATGACTGTCCGGTGCTGTACCGGATGACCACCCGTGTCTGCCACTCAAAATCTATTGTCGAGTGCCAGGACCGCGTAGAAGTCGACGATAAAGAATACGTAAAAGATATTATGAAAAACTGCCCTCTGCCGGCCCATGCCCGCGTGATGCAGGTGAAGCTGGCAGAAAACTTTGAAAAACTGGCAGAATATACAGAAACCTCAAAGTGGAACTACATTGAAGACAACCAGAAGGAAATCGGGGTGATCGCTTCCGGCGTGGCCTTCCGCTACGCGAAAGAAGTCTTTGGCGATACCGCATCCTATTTAAAACTGGGCTTTACCTACCCGCTGCCGAAAAAAATGATTGCCGAGTTTGCAGGCAGGGTTAAAAAGATCTATGTCCTCGAAGAAAACGATCCGATTCTTGAAACTGAAATCAAGGCCATGGGGATTGATGTCATCGGGAAAGAGCTGTTTCCGGCCATGGGCGAACTGACGCCTGAACGCATCCGGGAAGCCCTCTACGGCAAAAATGAAGTGACATTGGCACCTGACCCTGAAAAGGTCGTTGGCCGTCCTCCGGCATTCTGCGCCGGTTGTCCGCACCGTGGGATTTTCTATGAGCTGGGCCGCCGCAAAAACGTCATGATTTTCAGTGACATCGGCTGTTACTCGCTGGGCCTGACCCCGCCGTACAATGCCACCGATGCCATGATCTGTATGGGCGCCAGCATCAGCGGCGGCCACGGAGTGGCAAAAGCAATGGCGATCAAAAATAAAGATATGAAGGTTGTCTCTGTTATCGGCGATTCCACCTTCTTCCACTCCGGCATGACCAGTCTCATGGATGTTACCTATAACAAGAGCAATGTTTTAACCGTTATTCTGGATAATCGGATCACCGGGATGACCGGCCACCAGGAAAACCCAGGCAGCGGCTATGACCTGAAGGGCGATCCCGCGCCGATCATGGATATTGAAACCATTGTCCGCGCACTGGGTGTCAAGAATGTCCGTACTGTTGACCCGAACAATCTGGAAGAAACCGACGCGGCGCTTGACTGGGGCCTGTCCAATGACGAAGCCTCTGTCATTATCACACGCTGGCCGTGCGCGCTCAAGCGATTCTCTCAGGCAGACAAGGAAGAGTTCCCGGAAGCTTTCAAGCGTCACTGCAAGGTGGATACCGACCTGTGCATCGGCTGTAAGAAATGCCTGAAATCCGGCTGCCCTGCTTTAGCCTTTAACTCTACCGTACCGAAAAAATCCGGTATTCTGGAAGAATCATGTCTGGGCTGTGAGGTTTGCCTGCAAATCTGCCCGAAGCATGCCATTTATGTAGAGGAGGAAAAGTAGAATGAAAACAAAAAATATATTATTGGTTGGTGTTGGCGGTCAGGGAACCATTACAGCGGCAAAGCTGCTGACCACCGGGCTGATGGAAGCCGGCTACGATGTGAAGATGAGTGAAATTCACGGGATGAGCCAGCGCGGCGGCTCTGTTTCATCCCAGGTCCGCTATGGTGACGATGTTCAGTCGCCAGTCATTGAAATGGGAACCGCAGACATTATTGTCGCCTTTGAAAAAATGGAAGCGCTGCGTTACATTGACTTTTTAAAGGAAGACGGAAAGATTATTGTCAATGATGCGGAAATCTGGCCACTGCCGGTTGTTATCGGCAAAGCCACCTATCCGGAAAAAATTCTGGAAACACTGCAGGAAAAAGCCAATGTCCGCGTGATGAATGCCTCCGCAATGGCCGAAGAAATGGGCAACCTCAAGGTGATGAATGTTATTCTGCTTGGTGCCATTATTAAATCCATGGGGCTTCAGGACATTGCCTGGGATGAAATTATCCGAAATAATGTGAAACCCAAATTTGTGGATTTGAATATTAAAGCGATGGCTGTCGGAATGGACGCCGTCAACTAAAAGGCTATGTGTAAAAAAGAATTTGAAACAGAAAACTTTAAGTTTTTTCAGAACAGGGATTGTGAATACTTTCCCTGTCATAAAACAGAAAATCTGGATGAGTTTAACTGTTTATTTTGTTACTGTCCTTTGTACGCGCTGGGAAGGGACTGCGGCGGTGGTTTTGAATACACAGAAAAGGGTATAAAGAACTGTACAAATTGCCTTGTTCCCCATAAAAAAGAGAACTATGACCGGATCATCGAAAAACTCCTGATCCTTATCGAGCGCGTTAAAGAGCAGTAGCTCAGGATTATGTGTGAGGAGAGTTTAGTATGAGTATACTTATTGGCTTGATTTTGGTTGTGGCGGCCTATTTTATCGGTAATCTTGATTTTGCCTATATTATGGTCCGCGCTGTAAAGGGTGAGGATGTCCGTAATTACGGAAGCGGCAACGCGGGTACGACCAATGTACTGCGGACAATGGGTCTGAAATATGCCATTCCTGTTTTTATACTGGATGCGCTTAAGGGCTCTGTTGTGATTCTTGCCGCCAGACTGCTTGGTTTCAGCGAAGCATGGGTCGCTGCTGCGGGGATTGCAGTGGTCTGCGGTCATAACTGGCCGGTCTGCCTTGGTTTCAGAGGTGGAAAAGGAACCGCAACCTCCATCGGCGTTTTTATCGTCTTTGACTGGCCCATTGCGCTGATCTGTATTGCGGTTGGCCTGATCTTCCTGGCGATTTTCAGAATGATGTCGCTGACTTCCATCATCGGGATGGTATCCCTTCCGATTGCAGTTCTCATTAAAAGTATTTTTATTACGCATGGGGCTGTTTTTACACCCGAGCTGGTTTTTGCCCTGTTCCTCTGCTGCTCGACAGTATTCCAGCACCGCGCGAATATCAAGCGGATTGCGGCTGGTACTGAAAGTAAGGTGGGGCAGAAGGTTAAAATGGGTGGAGACGACAAGAAAGGCAACTAAACTTTGAAAGGAGACATGCAAATGTCGAATCATAAAAAAGTCGTTGTTGCTGGACAGGAAAAATCCATCTGCGAAGCAGAGCCTGAGGTCAGACGCCAGTCTTTTACAGATGATGCAATGGAGTCTGTCTCAGTAGAAGAGACCCATGAAGCCGGTACCTTTGAAAAAGATGTTATCGGTACTGAAGAAGCGGCGACCAATGCAGCCGTAGATTTAGATGTTTTAGAAGAACAGGAAGAAAAGCAGAAGTCCTGATTTTTATTAGCGTTTCAAAGAGACTCTCAAAGCAGAGAGTCTCTTTTTACTGTTTATGTTTTCTTTTTACCAGAAACCTGATGTGGATTACAGGAATTTATTCCACGCATTATACCAGATATATGTTATAATAAAAAACAGCGTCGCACATCTTGTGTAGGCCTTTACAAACTGAATTTATAAGGAGTTTAAGATTGAAAGAGCTGAAAGATCTATTTAAAAGACATTTTACGAAAGAACTGGAAGGCAGTGATAAGACTGTCTACGATCTTTTCGAGTGGCAGAATGTTGACGTCAATTTAACAAATTATCAGACAGGCGCGACTATTTTATCCATGGAAGATCTTGAATTTCCAGTTGATTATTCGCAAAATGCCTGTAATATCATAGCCAGCAAATATTTCAGACGACGGGGCATCCCCAACGGTCTGGGCTATGAGCACAGCATGCGTGAGGTGGCCGACCGAATGGTTGGTTTCTGGGCGGATGCTCTAAAGGCAGAAGGCATCATTGAGACAGACGAAGAATGGCAGATTTTTTACGACGAGATGGTTTACGCCCTGCTGAAACAGATGTGGGCACCAAATTCGCCACAGTGGTTCAATACGGGTCTGTCCAGAAGCTATGGCATTAAAGGCGACAAGGACGACCTTTATTACTATGACGAGGCGACCGGCAAGGTCAGAGAGTCCGATGACCGCTATACCCGCACCCAGTCCAGCGCCTGCTTTATTTTATCCATTGAGGATAAGCTGCTGGGGCATCACTCCATTTCTGAGCACTATGTCAGCGAAACCAAGCTGTTTAAAGGCGGCTCCGGAGTCGGCACCAACTTTTCATCGCTTCGAGGCGTAAATGAAAAGCTGTCCAGCGGTGGACAGTCTTCGGGAATGATGAGCTTTTTACAGGGCCTTGACCGCAATGCGGGTGCCATCAAATCTGGCGGTACCACCCGGCGTGCGGCTAAAATGGTCATAGTGGATGTGGATCATCCTGAAATTGAAGAATTTGTAGACTGGAAGGTCAAGGAGGAGGATAAAGTCCGCGCCCTTGGCAAGATGGGCTATGATATCTCCATGGACGGTGAGGCTTACCGCACTGTCGCAGGACAGAACTCAAACAACTCCGTCCGATTAAACAAAGCGTTCATGGATGCGGTCATTAACCTGGAGCATGAACCAGATCATAAAATGACCCTGAAGGGCCGTGTGGATGACGCCGTTAACCGTGAAGTACCCGTCAAGGAGCTTTGGCAGAAAATCAACACAGCTTCCTGGGCCTGCGCCGATCCGGGGCTTCAGTTCGACGATCTTTTTAACGCCTGGCATACCTGCCCGGGCGGTGAGGACGGCGATACCTCCAAAAAGGAAAACCGCATCAATGCGACAAACCCCTGCTCAGAATATGCTTTTTTAAATGACACGGCCTGTAACCTGGCCTCCATCAATATTTTCCGCTTCTTTGACCCGGAAACCAACAAAATTGACATTGAACGCTTTTCACATTTAGCCGGACTGATCCAGCTGGTGCTGGAGGCTTCAATCTACTGGGGGCAGTTCCCCACAGAGGATGTTGCCAGGAAAAGCTACCTTTTCCGCACCACCGGTCTGGGCCTTGCCAATGCAGCGTCACTGATTCTGGCATTGGGCTATCCCTATGACTCCGACGAAGCCCGCAATCTGATCGCG contains:
- the rpoD gene encoding RNA polymerase sigma factor RpoD, with product MEELLDEVDAITDLEAMPEVQTLIKRGKEKGSLNNADFEEVLEKTDLDPEEIDSIYLLLQKEGIDLTFQDMEIETDDIDLDIDIDVAELEEIEIEEDPVKDIDLGDSVSVNDPVRLYLKEIGKVPLLTAEQEMGIAKRMEAGDDDAKKELAEANLRLVVSIAKRYVGRGMSFLDLIQEGNLGLIKAVEKFDYTKGFKFSTYATWWIRQAITRAIADQARTIRIPVHMVETINKLIRVSRQLLQELGREPTPAEIGKEMGFSEEKVREIQKIAQDPVSLETPIGEEEDSHLGDFIEDDNAPAPSEAASYALLKEQLMEVLNTLTDREEKVLRLRFGLDDGRARTLEEVGKEFNVTRERIRQIEAKALRKLRHPSRSKKLKDYLT
- a CDS encoding class I SAM-dependent methyltransferase: MMTPRLQVIADNVLKNESMADIGTDHGYLPVYLMEQGLIPRAVAADINEKPLKKAEGLVAQSGYEKQIETRLGSGLTVLKPGEAATIVMAGMGGYLIRELLTASYEVAVSAKRLVLQPMNNAFIVRHFLEDNGFVIVNEDLAKEERRVYEIIVAEKGEMSIENDLDYLIGYEAERRKHPLLPELIDRKLELENKIIESTKNKHTQIAREQYQKSTAIAAALMEVKNGCKMQ
- a CDS encoding Nif3-like dinuclear metal center hexameric protein, with the translated sequence MAVKCSEITKVIEAVAPRSLAESWDNVGLQIGSYQKRVKKVLLTLDVTEAVVREAVMEKADMIIAHHPFIFNGIKSICTDELKGKIVAELIRNDISLYVAHTNLDKAELGLNDYIAKTLGIEERQPLDPSDEDKLYKIVVYVPVDYTDKIVKVMGDSGAGFIGNYSHCTYRTVGQGTFKPLEGTSPFIGGQGEVATVREDRVETIIDGRMMKTLIQKLKKVHPYEEMAYDLYPLENGALLNQNGLGKIGTLEEPMPPDAFIEHVKKALNLSHVRAAGSEPAKVRRIALCTGSGAEFIGLAKVKKADVYITGDLKYHDAQRAAENNLWVIDAGHFGTEKMVVGLLESLLRERVNDPEIEYVRSNYNEDFMRYY
- the galE gene encoding UDP-glucose 4-epimerase GalE, which gives rise to MKVLVCGGAGYIGSHVVRALLDKGYEVVVLDNLSTGHRQSVPGGAVLEVGDIRDAACLERLFLRHEVGCVMHFCANSLVGESMEKPIEYYDNNVYGTLCLLRSMVNNDIKHFIFSSTAATYGEPERLPIDEETPKHPTNTYGETKLAVEKMLHWMEVAHGLHYKIFRYFNASGAHPSGEIGEDHAPETHLIPLILKTAQGIRDKIYVFGDDYDTPDGSCIRDYIHVMDIAEAHILGMEDLTKSETSDVYNLGNGNGFSVLEVIEKVKAITGKDFEVEIADRRAGDPGVLIASSEKAQKALGWSPVNSSLEYIIETAWKWHQGHPEGYGLV
- the iorA gene encoding indolepyruvate ferredoxin oxidoreductase subunit alpha, producing the protein MKKLLTGNEAIARGAWEAGVKFATAYPGTPSTETLENVATYDGIVSEWAPNEKVAVEAAAGASIAGIRSLAVMKHVGVNVAADPIFTFAYLGVNGGSVIVTADEPGMHSSQNEQDNRNYARHAKMPMFEPSDSQESKDMLKDAYEVSETYDCPVLYRMTTRVCHSKSIVECQDRVEVDDKEYVKDIMKNCPLPAHARVMQVKLAENFEKLAEYTETSKWNYIEDNQKEIGVIASGVAFRYAKEVFGDTASYLKLGFTYPLPKKMIAEFAGRVKKIYVLEENDPILETEIKAMGIDVIGKELFPAMGELTPERIREALYGKNEVTLAPDPEKVVGRPPAFCAGCPHRGIFYELGRRKNVMIFSDIGCYSLGLTPPYNATDAMICMGASISGGHGVAKAMAIKNKDMKVVSVIGDSTFFHSGMTSLMDVTYNKSNVLTVILDNRITGMTGHQENPGSGYDLKGDPAPIMDIETIVRALGVKNVRTVDPNNLEETDAALDWGLSNDEASVIITRWPCALKRFSQADKEEFPEAFKRHCKVDTDLCIGCKKCLKSGCPALAFNSTVPKKSGILEESCLGCEVCLQICPKHAIYVEEEK
- a CDS encoding indolepyruvate oxidoreductase subunit beta codes for the protein MKTKNILLVGVGGQGTITAAKLLTTGLMEAGYDVKMSEIHGMSQRGGSVSSQVRYGDDVQSPVIEMGTADIIVAFEKMEALRYIDFLKEDGKIIVNDAEIWPLPVVIGKATYPEKILETLQEKANVRVMNASAMAEEMGNLKVMNVILLGAIIKSMGLQDIAWDEIIRNNVKPKFVDLNIKAMAVGMDAVN
- a CDS encoding cysteine-rich small domain-containing protein, with translation MCKKEFETENFKFFQNRDCEYFPCHKTENLDEFNCLFCYCPLYALGRDCGGGFEYTEKGIKNCTNCLVPHKKENYDRIIEKLLILIERVKEQ
- the plsY gene encoding glycerol-3-phosphate 1-O-acyltransferase PlsY; its protein translation is MSILIGLILVVAAYFIGNLDFAYIMVRAVKGEDVRNYGSGNAGTTNVLRTMGLKYAIPVFILDALKGSVVILAARLLGFSEAWVAAAGIAVVCGHNWPVCLGFRGGKGTATSIGVFIVFDWPIALICIAVGLIFLAIFRMMSLTSIIGMVSLPIAVLIKSIFITHGAVFTPELVFALFLCCSTVFQHRANIKRIAAGTESKVGQKVKMGGDDKKGN
- a CDS encoding vitamin B12-dependent ribonucleotide reductase; the protein is MKELKDLFKRHFTKELEGSDKTVYDLFEWQNVDVNLTNYQTGATILSMEDLEFPVDYSQNACNIIASKYFRRRGIPNGLGYEHSMREVADRMVGFWADALKAEGIIETDEEWQIFYDEMVYALLKQMWAPNSPQWFNTGLSRSYGIKGDKDDLYYYDEATGKVRESDDRYTRTQSSACFILSIEDKLLGHHSISEHYVSETKLFKGGSGVGTNFSSLRGVNEKLSSGGQSSGMMSFLQGLDRNAGAIKSGGTTRRAAKMVIVDVDHPEIEEFVDWKVKEEDKVRALGKMGYDISMDGEAYRTVAGQNSNNSVRLNKAFMDAVINLEHEPDHKMTLKGRVDDAVNREVPVKELWQKINTASWACADPGLQFDDLFNAWHTCPGGEDGDTSKKENRINATNPCSEYAFLNDTACNLASINIFRFFDPETNKIDIERFSHLAGLIQLVLEASIYWGQFPTEDVARKSYLFRTTGLGLANAASLILALGYPYDSDEARNLIAALCGIMTGHSYYVSAMMAGKVGPFAKYEINSPYMKRVIRNHSRVAGYLTDDYEEMTYEPLKINHKLLEEMGFLNISSRIRDAWKDAIDYGEANGYRNAQVSVIAPTGTISFAMDCGATSVEPFYNHVVFKKLVGGGSMEIVNPVMEIALKNLGYKPKEISDILGYMLDKDEKGYLRHDSLSGAPHIKPEHIPVFDTANTIRPEGHVLMVSAITPMISGSVSKTVNLPSDAEIEDVKNIHLLAYTTGTKAIAVYRDGCKASQPLSSGKQEEDEKRLEDCSYKELLEFARDCNQGVPNRRKPDGMRMSRTHAAKIGDIELYITIGFYDDGKIAEIFVSTDKDGTVVKGLLASLSKSISNMLQYNIPPEKISIMLRGQKYEPSGFVQRHPYIKYASSISDLISKVIDIECGDYSKCQVKPKAPLARVDASTAAPTPDTVPLQMEMEIEGEKLYGEVCSQCGSDRMVRNGTCKVCMDCGTTTGCS